GCGGGCGACGAGCGCGTACACCGCGCCATCGTCGGCGCGATGGGCGGTGGGACAACCACGGGACCGCTCTCGTGGTCAGCGACGCGTTCCCGTGCGCTTCCTTGTCGAGCGGCGATCGTCGACTGTCACCCCGTCAGGCAGTAGTGAAGCCGCCTCGAAGTCCGACCGCGGAGGCCTCTGCGCATAGACTGGCCGCTGGTGCCACGTGATGGCACCGGAGTCGGTCGTAACCGTGCCATAGAAGCTCTTCTAGCGGGGTTCTGCACCAACCTTCGACGTGCGACTTCACCGCAGTTCTTCCCACGCTTTTCCCTCGTGGGAAAGAACCCCGTCATCGTTGCCGGGAGCAGCCATCCGCAGCGTTGACCGCCGCCCGGCGAACGTGTCCGCGCGCCTCAGGCCTCGTCGGGGAACCCGGCGGGGTTCACGACGGGGATGTCGCGCCACGAACCGAGTGCGTGCAGGTGGCGGTCGCCGCTCACGATGAGGTCGGCGTCCCCCTCGGCCGCCGCTTCGAGTACCCGGTTGTCGGCGGGATCGTCCTCGATGTCATGAACCGCCTCGCGCGGTTCCACAAGTTCGCCGAGCCGGAGCAGCTGCGCCACCACCTCCTCGGCGTACGCACGTTCCCAATCGAACTTGTCGACCAGGACCCGGGCGAGCTCGGCCAGCAAGGGCCGGGACACGATCATCGTCAACTCGCCAGAGAGCACCCGCCGGTACACGGCTTCGGGTGGCCCACCGGGGAACACGAACGCGGAGATGACCACGTTCGTGTCGAGCACGACCCTCACCCGTGGCGGGCTTGCTGGATCAACCGCTCGACGTCGTCCTCGTCTTCGATGGCCAGGCCCCGAGCACGCGCGGCGCCGTAGCGCTGGAGGATCTCGAAGCGTCCGGTTTCCTGGTAGGCCTGGTAGACGCGCAGCATCTCCCGGAACAGCTCGCTCTTGTTCCGGCCCTGCTGCTCCGCCAGGCGCTCGAAGTCACGCGCGAGGTCCGGGGGCACCGAGACCGACAGCACCTTCGACGCTCGCTCCGCCACCGTGACCTCTCTCACACTCTTCGAGTATGACAGTGTATGAACGAGGCCGGTCATCGGCAACCGCGGGGAATCGTGGTTGTCGCGCGGGTCCCGTTCGTCCTCGGGGCGCGCGTAAGCGCGCCTGGAGTGGCTCGAGCTTCTGGTGTCGGCTACGGGCGAGTTCCTTGGTGGAGTCTGCCGGGTGAGGATGCGGACTCCCTCCACGACCTGGAGTCGAGGAGGTTGGCGTCGCCCGTGACGATGACGTCGGCGCTGCCCGTGATGGCGGCTTCCAGGACGCGGTTGTCGTCGGCGTCTCGAACCAGGTCGAGGGTCAGGGTCGGGCGAACGACACGCGAGGCGAGAGCGATCAGCTCGATCACCTCGTCGACATCGCCGAACATCTCCCCGAGCTTGGGGTAGGCCAGCACCCGCCGGAGCTCGTCCAGCAGTGCGGGGCTGGTCACGACCTCGAACCGTCCGGCCGGCGCTGCCTCAACCACATCGCCGGGCGGGCCACTCCAACCGAGCCCGGACACCCAGGTGTTGGTGTGGAGTACAGCCCGGGTCACGACACCTTCCGGGCCGCCTCGATCGCCTCATCGACCGCGGTCGGATCCAAACCTGCAGAGGCACCCGTCGGTGGACATGCCTGAGTCGACGTCGCAGACGCTGCATGCGACGCTCAGCACCAACGGCGTAGAGGGAGACCGGATGCCGCGTGTTCCAGCCCATGGCATAGAGACCGCACCCGACACCAGCACCGATCATCTGAAGCGGCTTGACGAACGGTTCGGTCAGTGCTGAACATCGTCGGTGCGATGGCCCGCGCGCCAACCGTCATCGGCGAGTTCACCAGCGCCGAGGCGGCGATCGCTACGAACGGGTCCGGTGTCGAATGAGCCAGAACGCGGCCGTCACGGTGGAGGACGTCGGGTTCCCGGGGAGCACCGGGGCGCGACTCGCGGGCGTCCTCCACCGCCCCGACGGCGGGGCTGTCGGGAGCGTCCTGCTGGCCCACTGCTTCACCTGCTCGAAGGACCTGCACACCACCACACGGATCGCAGGCGCCCTCGCGGAAGCGGGCTACGCGGTGCTGCGGTTCGACTTCACCGGGATCGGTGCGAGTGGGGGCGACTTCCGCGACAAGACCGTGTCGCGCAACGTTCGCGATCTCGTGCTGGCCGCGACCCACCTCATCGAGCGTGGCTACGGACCCTGCGGGCTCGTCGGCCACAGCCTCGGAGGTGCAGCGGTGCTGCTCGCGGCGGCGCGGATGCGGACGGTCCGGAGTGTCGCCGTGCTGGGTGCACCGGCGACAGTCAGCCACGTCCGGCACCTCATGGTCGACGACGAGGAGGCCATCAGGCGTGACGGCGTCGCACAAGTCGTGATCGGCGGGCGGCCGTTCCCCATCTCGCGCGACTTCCTCGACGACCTCGACACCCATGACGTCCTCGCCGCGGTCGAGAGCCTCGGTCGGCCTCTTCTCGTGCTCCACGCTGTCAATGATGAGGTCGTGCCCGTGAACGACGGTGAGGCGATCTTCGCGGCCGCTCGCCAGCCGAAGAGCTTCGTTCCGCTGATCGGCGCCGACCATCTGCTCACCGACCGGGGTGAGGCCGCACACGCCGCACAGACGCTCGTTGGATGGCTCGACACGACGCTCAGAGGCGGAGGCGACGACCGACCTGGCCGCGGCGATCAGCGCCCCGACCAGTAGCTCTCCGCTGCTCGGAAGTCCCGTAGGGCGTGCGGTCCGTTGCGTTGCCCGAGCCGGCGGTAGAAGCCCTCACGGTCGATCACCCGGTTGCGACGCGTACCTGTGCTGGGACTGCGGGGGACGTCGGGTGACTGCTTCGACAGGTCGCGGACGTCGCT
The Actinomycetota bacterium DNA segment above includes these coding regions:
- a CDS encoding putative toxin-antitoxin system toxin component, PIN family produces the protein MLDTNVVISAFVFPGGPPEAVYRRVLSGELTMIVSRPLLAELARVLVDKFDWERAYAEEVVAQLLRLGELVEPREAVHDIEDDPADNRVLEAAAEGDADLIVSGDRHLHALGSWRDIPVVNPAGFPDEA
- a CDS encoding ribbon-helix-helix domain-containing protein, which translates into the protein MTGLVHTLSYSKSVREVTVAERASKVLSVSVPPDLARDFERLAEQQGRNKSELFREMLRVYQAYQETGRFEILQRYGAARARGLAIEDEDDVERLIQQARHG
- a CDS encoding putative toxin-antitoxin system toxin component, PIN family, whose product is MTRAVLHTNTWVSGLGWSGPPGDVVEAAPAGRFEVVTSPALLDELRRVLAYPKLGEMFGDVDEVIELIALASRVVRPTLTLDLVRDADDNRVLEAAITGSADVIVTGDANLLDSRSWRESASSPGRLHQGTRP
- a CDS encoding alpha/beta hydrolase; protein product: MSQNAAVTVEDVGFPGSTGARLAGVLHRPDGGAVGSVLLAHCFTCSKDLHTTTRIAGALAEAGYAVLRFDFTGIGASGGDFRDKTVSRNVRDLVLAATHLIERGYGPCGLVGHSLGGAAVLLAAARMRTVRSVAVLGAPATVSHVRHLMVDDEEAIRRDGVAQVVIGGRPFPISRDFLDDLDTHDVLAAVESLGRPLLVLHAVNDEVVPVNDGEAIFAAARQPKSFVPLIGADHLLTDRGEAAHAAQTLVGWLDTTLRGGGDDRPGRGDQRPDQ